Proteins from a genomic interval of Paenibacillus sp. FSL R5-0623:
- a CDS encoding ATP-binding protein, producing MGCVLIALGLFLLPYIDTNFAESESRDIKRLFTYICIIGFSLTTFFALFLFTKITQPMQQLIQAANAIRKGNYGTRLSLVTSDEIGELANTFNHMAAQLEDNIRNLNHEKEHLASVLRSMTDAVVTFDGEGKVILTNPPGEKIMQTWYDLDWAKMDEGQESEQSDKTSRDVPEPLLPLFRMVMEQGGDQNSNVHVQQGVWSVQMAPLYADSVVRGAVAVLRDVTEEVRLEKMRRDFVANVSHEIRTPLSMMQGYSEALLDGMATSPEESEELIQVIHDESLRMGRLVKDLLDLARMEAGHTDMVMKEVDLGELLERVYRKFSVRSKEQGIQLHFEFEQPTIELQQADEDRLEQVFTNLLDNAFRHTPTGKNVMISAERVTYLRAPFVRVSVKDQGVGIPSSDLPFIFERFYKADKARVRGESVGTGLGLAIVKNIVDAHQGMITVNSVLGEGTEFILQFPLDSSK from the coding sequence GTGGGTTGTGTACTTATAGCGCTGGGTCTTTTTTTGCTGCCCTACATTGATACGAACTTTGCAGAGTCCGAATCCAGAGATATTAAGCGGTTGTTCACCTATATCTGTATTATCGGATTCAGTTTAACCACGTTTTTTGCATTGTTTCTATTCACCAAAATAACGCAGCCCATGCAGCAATTGATCCAGGCAGCCAATGCGATTCGCAAAGGGAACTACGGAACACGTCTCTCCCTGGTAACGAGTGATGAGATTGGTGAACTTGCCAACACATTTAATCATATGGCTGCCCAATTGGAAGATAATATTCGAAACCTTAACCATGAGAAGGAACATTTGGCGAGTGTGCTTCGCAGCATGACCGATGCGGTGGTTACATTTGATGGTGAAGGCAAAGTTATTCTGACGAATCCGCCTGGAGAGAAGATCATGCAGACATGGTATGATCTCGATTGGGCAAAAATGGACGAAGGGCAAGAATCCGAGCAGTCTGACAAGACATCGCGTGATGTACCTGAGCCCCTTCTTCCTTTGTTCAGAATGGTGATGGAGCAAGGTGGGGACCAGAACTCCAATGTTCACGTACAGCAAGGTGTCTGGTCTGTTCAGATGGCACCGTTGTATGCTGACAGTGTTGTCAGAGGGGCTGTGGCTGTCTTAAGAGATGTAACAGAAGAAGTACGGCTGGAGAAGATGCGGCGTGATTTCGTGGCTAACGTATCTCATGAGATACGTACCCCATTATCCATGATGCAAGGCTACAGCGAAGCGCTTCTGGACGGTATGGCAACCTCACCCGAAGAGAGCGAAGAACTGATCCAGGTCATTCATGATGAGTCCTTGCGGATGGGCAGACTGGTTAAAGACTTGCTTGACCTTGCGCGGATGGAAGCTGGACACACGGACATGGTGATGAAGGAAGTTGACCTCGGAGAGCTACTTGAACGTGTATATCGGAAGTTCTCGGTGCGTTCAAAAGAACAGGGAATTCAACTGCACTTTGAGTTCGAACAGCCAACCATTGAACTTCAACAGGCAGATGAGGATCGACTTGAGCAAGTATTTACGAATTTGCTGGATAATGCGTTCAGACATACACCTACTGGTAAAAATGTTATGATCTCAGCTGAGCGGGTCACTTATCTTCGTGCTCCATTTGTCAGAGTTTCTGTGAAGGATCAGGGTGTAGGTATCCCTTCATCCGACTTGCCATTTATTTTTGAACGATTCTACAAAGCAGACAAGGCTCGTGTTCGGGGAGAAAGTGTAGGTACGGGGCTTGGTTTAGCGATTGTGAAAAATATTGTTGATGCGCATCAAGGCATGATTACTGTCAATAGTGTGCTTGGCGAAGGAACAGAGTTTATTTTGCAATTTCCTTTGGATTCATCGAAATAG
- the serA gene encoding phosphoglycerate dehydrogenase, giving the protein MYKVLVSDPISDLGIQQLVDANDVVVEKKTGLSEDELVAIIGDYDALLVRSQTRVTDRIMTAGTNLKVIGRAGVGVDNIDLEAATQRGIIVINAPDGNTITTCEHTFAMMMALARHIPQAYAKTIQGTWDRKTFLGVELRNKTLGVLGMGRIGSEVAKRAKAFGMDILAYDPFLTEERAEKLQVKLASVDDIIRNADFMTVHTPLTPETRHMISRPQFEVMKKGMRIINCARGGVVDEMALVEAIDQGIVAGAAFDVFESEPPAADHPFLNHPSIIVTPHLGASTVEAQENVAIDVSEQVLHILRNEPFKNAVNMPAVAPTVMNKLQPYFKLGETLGSFVAQITQNAVQEIRIDYAGELSEVDTSPLTRYIVKGILARHLGGEANIVNSMHLAKIRDLNVVVSQTSATKGFTNLITVTLVTTQDAEERRVAGTLLAGYGERIVRLDKFPVDIAPESHQILISHNDKPGIIGRVGTLLGQNDVNIASMQVGRKIIGGAAIMILTVDKAVPKDVLVQLAALPEINTAVEIVLE; this is encoded by the coding sequence ATGTACAAAGTGTTAGTGTCGGACCCAATCAGTGATCTGGGAATCCAGCAACTGGTGGATGCAAATGATGTTGTTGTTGAGAAGAAAACCGGTCTTAGTGAAGATGAACTTGTTGCCATTATTGGTGATTATGATGCCCTCTTGGTTCGCAGCCAGACTCGTGTTACAGATCGTATTATGACGGCTGGTACCAACCTTAAGGTGATCGGACGTGCAGGTGTTGGTGTAGATAACATTGATCTGGAAGCTGCTACACAGCGCGGTATCATCGTTATTAATGCACCTGATGGCAATACCATCACAACCTGTGAGCACACGTTTGCCATGATGATGGCATTGGCACGACACATTCCTCAGGCATACGCCAAGACTATTCAGGGTACGTGGGATCGTAAAACCTTCCTGGGTGTGGAATTAAGAAATAAAACGCTCGGTGTACTGGGTATGGGACGGATCGGTAGTGAAGTTGCCAAGCGCGCCAAAGCATTTGGAATGGACATTCTTGCTTATGACCCGTTCCTCACGGAGGAGCGTGCCGAGAAGCTGCAAGTGAAACTTGCTAGTGTAGATGATATCATTCGCAATGCGGACTTCATGACCGTTCACACGCCATTAACACCGGAAACACGGCACATGATTTCACGTCCACAATTCGAAGTGATGAAAAAAGGCATGCGTATCATCAACTGTGCTCGTGGTGGTGTAGTTGACGAGATGGCACTTGTCGAAGCCATTGATCAAGGTATTGTTGCTGGTGCAGCATTTGACGTATTCGAAAGCGAGCCGCCAGCCGCTGATCACCCGTTCCTGAATCACCCAAGCATTATCGTTACGCCTCACCTTGGTGCGTCCACAGTAGAAGCACAAGAGAACGTGGCTATCGATGTTTCGGAACAGGTGCTTCACATTTTGCGCAACGAACCGTTCAAAAACGCAGTTAACATGCCGGCTGTTGCACCAACCGTGATGAACAAATTGCAGCCGTATTTCAAACTGGGTGAAACGTTGGGTAGTTTTGTAGCACAGATTACACAAAATGCAGTGCAGGAGATTCGGATCGACTATGCTGGTGAACTTTCTGAAGTAGATACTTCTCCTCTCACACGTTACATTGTGAAGGGTATTCTCGCCAGACATTTGGGTGGGGAAGCCAACATCGTCAACTCCATGCATCTGGCCAAAATCCGTGATCTGAATGTAGTTGTAAGCCAAACCTCAGCAACTAAAGGATTTACTAACCTGATTACCGTAACATTGGTTACAACTCAGGATGCTGAGGAACGTCGTGTAGCGGGTACATTGCTTGCAGGTTATGGAGAGCGTATCGTTCGTCTGGACAAATTCCCGGTAGATATCGCACCGGAAAGTCATCAAATTTTGATCTCACATAATGATAAACCAGGTATTATCGGGCGTGTAGGAACCCTGCTTGGACAAAACGATGTCAACATCGCATCCATGCAAGTTGGACGTAAAATTATTGGTGGTGCAGCGATCATGATTCTGACCGTAGATAAAGCTGTTCCAAAAGATGTGCTTGTGCAGCTTGCTGCGCTGCCAGAAATCAATACTGCTGTTGAAATTGTTCTGGAATAA
- a CDS encoding collagen-like repeat preface domain-containing protein produces MSDDRKRVNIKAFLDGRSFRAGSPFIPITTRELEEFESILRSLAVAIPAAISQPTSANIMSLQNALRQLLTFVNQSGFRAGVKAELQAVLELTIAGSEIVPVPLINLAGNLQNLLDDLLSVTLLLEVPPAEKDKLVGLIRSISISLSRATTTLGTGGITGPAGPQGVPGVPGVPGVPGVPGVKGATGTPGGIGPVGPVGPVGPQGAQGPAGAPGVGLNNITAYDPALGPTYAQGQVVSYEGSLYVANVNGPLGTPGSSPDYTLLLSGGTTGATGAIGAGLTGAVAFNPALAPGYPAGQVITYNGSTYIASVAGPLGTPGSSSDYTLIAAAGETGVTGATGAGLSGIVPFDPALAPTYPVGQIVTFGGSTYITNVASPMGMPGSSPDYTLLAGAGVTGATGATGIGLNGAVPFDPAVAPTYPEGQVVTFNGSTYITTVASPTGTPGTSPDYTLLAGAGPTGATGASGVTGATGVGLSGIVPFDPAVAPTYPAGQVVTFNGSTYVANVASPTGTPGTSPDYTLLAGAGSTGVTGVTGVGVTGSTGAIGVSGLTGLTGATGITGATGLSVTGSTGVTGGTGATGATGVGLSGIVPFDPAVAPTYPAGQVVTFNGSTYIANVASPTGTPGTSPDYTLLAGAGSTGVTGVTGVGVTGSTGAIGASGLTGLTGATGITGATGLSVTGSTGVTGSTGETGATGVAGLTGATGETGATGVTGLTGATGITGATGVGITGSTGPTGATGETGATGTTGATGVGITGSTGVTGITGETGATGITGATGVGITGSTGVTGVTGETGATGITGATGVGVTGSTGAIGATGGTGATGVGITGSTGVTGVTGETGATGTTGATGVGITGSTGVTGITGETGATGITGATGVGITGSTGVTGITGETGATGTTGATGVGITGSTGVTGITGETGATGITGATGVGITGSTGVTGVTGETGATGITGATGVGVTGSTGVTGITGETGATGITGATGVGITGSTGVTGVTGETGATGITGATGVGITGSTGATGATGETGATGITGATGVGVTGSTGVTGATGATGGTGATGITGATGVGVTGSTGVTGATGATGTSITSNSAFAENTNGTIVVILGGTLVPLPNNQNIGTGITVNGANDTFTLTNAGRYYISYKISLTAALAIQSRVLLNGTAIPASVVSPVLSLSQLQSDFMITVTAGSTIQLQLFGLVGTAILSPPGSTLNIIQLS; encoded by the coding sequence ATGTCCGATGATCGGAAAAGGGTCAATATTAAAGCTTTTCTGGACGGCAGATCTTTTAGAGCGGGCTCTCCGTTTATTCCAATAACTACAAGAGAACTGGAGGAGTTTGAATCCATACTGCGTTCTTTGGCTGTGGCTATTCCTGCTGCAATCAGTCAGCCGACTTCAGCCAATATAATGTCTTTGCAGAACGCATTACGCCAGTTACTTACTTTTGTGAATCAATCCGGATTTCGTGCGGGGGTAAAGGCAGAATTACAAGCCGTATTGGAATTAACGATTGCAGGTTCAGAGATTGTCCCAGTTCCTCTTATTAATCTTGCAGGTAACTTACAGAACTTACTGGATGACTTGTTAAGTGTGACGCTGCTTCTTGAAGTACCACCTGCAGAAAAAGATAAACTTGTGGGATTAATTCGATCGATCTCCATATCGTTAAGCCGGGCGACGACAACTCTTGGAACTGGAGGGATTACCGGACCAGCTGGCCCACAGGGAGTGCCAGGAGTTCCGGGGGTACCCGGTGTCCCGGGAGTCCCTGGGGTGAAAGGGGCTACTGGAACACCGGGAGGAATTGGACCAGTAGGACCGGTTGGCCCAGTTGGTCCACAGGGAGCACAGGGTCCGGCAGGAGCACCTGGTGTTGGCTTGAACAATATTACTGCATATGATCCTGCACTGGGACCAACTTATGCTCAAGGTCAAGTAGTAAGCTACGAGGGCAGTCTTTATGTTGCCAATGTGAACGGTCCCTTGGGTACACCCGGAAGTTCTCCAGACTACACTCTTTTGCTGTCGGGTGGAACGACTGGAGCCACGGGAGCAATCGGAGCTGGTTTGACAGGAGCAGTGGCATTTAATCCAGCGCTCGCCCCGGGTTATCCAGCAGGTCAAGTCATTACGTATAATGGTAGTACTTACATTGCAAGTGTAGCTGGTCCTCTAGGAACACCGGGATCTTCATCGGATTACACATTAATCGCTGCTGCGGGCGAGACTGGTGTAACTGGAGCCACAGGTGCAGGATTAAGTGGCATCGTGCCATTCGATCCCGCATTAGCCCCGACATATCCAGTTGGACAGATCGTCACGTTTGGTGGCAGTACTTACATTACAAATGTCGCTTCGCCAATGGGTATGCCAGGAAGTTCTCCAGATTATACATTGTTAGCAGGAGCGGGAGTTACAGGTGCGACCGGAGCTACGGGCATCGGTCTCAATGGTGCAGTTCCGTTTGACCCTGCAGTAGCTCCAACGTACCCAGAAGGTCAGGTCGTTACCTTCAATGGCAGTACGTATATAACGACTGTGGCTTCTCCTACGGGTACGCCAGGTACTTCGCCAGACTATACATTGCTTGCAGGTGCAGGACCTACAGGAGCCACAGGTGCGTCAGGTGTAACGGGAGCAACAGGCGTAGGTTTGAGTGGTATCGTACCATTCGATCCAGCTGTAGCCCCAACGTATCCAGCGGGTCAGGTCGTCACTTTCAATGGTAGTACGTATGTTGCAAATGTGGCATCGCCAACCGGAACGCCTGGGACTTCACCGGATTACACATTGCTTGCTGGAGCAGGATCAACGGGAGTTACGGGAGTAACTGGAGTTGGAGTAACGGGAAGTACCGGAGCTATAGGAGTGTCTGGTCTTACAGGGTTGACTGGGGCGACGGGAATTACAGGAGCCACGGGTTTAAGCGTAACGGGATCAACAGGAGTAACTGGAGGAACCGGGGCAACTGGAGCGACAGGCGTAGGTTTGAGTGGCATTGTACCATTCGATCCAGCCGTGGCCCCAACGTATCCAGCGGGTCAGGTCGTCACTTTCAATGGTAGTACGTATATTGCAAATGTGGCATCGCCAACCGGAACGCCGGGGACTTCACCGGATTACACATTGCTTGCTGGAGCAGGATCAACGGGAGTTACGGGAGTAACTGGAGTTGGAGTAACGGGAAGTACCGGAGCTATAGGAGCGTCTGGTCTTACAGGGTTGACTGGGGCGACGGGAATTACAGGAGCTACGGGTTTAAGCGTAACGGGATCAACAGGAGTAACAGGAAGTACTGGTGAAACCGGAGCGACTGGTGTTGCGGGGCTAACCGGGGCAACTGGTGAGACAGGAGCGACTGGTGTTACAGGGTTGACTGGGGCGACGGGGATCACAGGAGCCACGGGAGTGGGCATAACGGGAAGTACTGGGCCAACTGGTGCGACTGGGGAAACAGGAGCGACAGGTACAACCGGAGCCACGGGAGTCGGCATAACGGGAAGTACCGGAGTTACTGGTATCACTGGGGAAACCGGAGCGACAGGTATAACCGGAGCCACAGGAGTCGGCATAACGGGAAGTACCGGAGTAACTGGTGTCACAGGGGAAACAGGAGCGACAGGTATAACCGGAGCCACAGGAGTCGGCGTAACGGGAAGTACCGGAGCAATCGGTGCGACTGGGGGAACAGGAGCCACGGGAGTCGGCATAACAGGAAGTACTGGAGTAACTGGTGTCACAGGGGAAACAGGAGCGACAGGTACAACAGGAGCCACGGGAGTCGGCATAACGGGAAGTACCGGAGTTACTGGTATCACTGGGGAAACCGGAGCGACAGGTATAACCGGAGCCACAGGAGTCGGCATAACGGGAAGCACCGGGGTAACTGGTATCACTGGTGAAACCGGAGCGACAGGTACAACCGGAGCCACGGGAGTCGGCATAACGGGAAGTACCGGAGTTACTGGTATCACTGGGGAAACCGGAGCGACAGGTATAACCGGAGCCACAGGAGTCGGCATAACGGGAAGTACCGGAGTTACTGGTGTCACTGGGGAAACCGGAGCGACAGGTATAACCGGAGCAACAGGAGTCGGCGTAACGGGAAGTACCGGAGTTACTGGTATCACTGGGGAAACCGGAGCGACAGGTATAACGGGAGCCACGGGAGTCGGCATAACAGGAAGTACTGGAGTAACTGGTGTCACAGGGGAAACCGGAGCGACAGGTATAACGGGAGCCACGGGAGTGGGCATAACGGGAAGTACCGGAGCAACCGGTGCGACTGGGGAAACAGGAGCGACAGGTATAACGGGAGCCACGGGAGTGGGCGTAACCGGAAGTACAGGAGTTACCGGAGCAACAGGTGCGACTGGGGGAACAGGAGCGACAGGTATAACGGGAGCAACAGGAGTCGGCGTAACCGGAAGTACAGGAGTTACCGGAGCAACAGGTGCAACTGGAACATCTATAACATCTAACTCGGCTTTTGCTGAGAACACTAATGGTACGATTGTTGTAATATTGGGTGGTACACTCGTTCCGTTACCGAATAACCAAAATATTGGCACAGGTATAACCGTCAATGGGGCTAATGACACCTTCACACTGACCAACGCAGGCCGTTACTATATCTCATACAAAATAAGTCTGACAGCTGCACTTGCTATCCAATCTCGGGTTTTACTTAACGGTACAGCTATTCCAGCGAGTGTAGTATCTCCAGTACTTTCTCTCAGTCAGCTGCAGTCTGACTTTATGATTACCGTTACCGCTGGTTCAACAATACAGTTACAATTATTCGGGCTCGTTGGCACAGCTATTCTTTCTCCTCCGGGATCTACACTAAACATCATTCAGTTAAGTTAA